A genome region from Glycine max cultivar Williams 82 chromosome 5, Glycine_max_v4.0, whole genome shotgun sequence includes the following:
- the LOC102659532 gene encoding protein SOSEKI 2, with protein MDVVRSQRGSSRNTSPDRAKICRMNKKVKPFRKVQVVYYLSRNGLLEHPHFMELTLLSNQPLRLKDVFDRLMALRGSGMPLQYSWSSKRNYKSGYVWYDLGLKDIIHPAEGGEYVLKGSELVEGCSERFNVSNKQQGIHQQAEAEAEANYNYNYDSRSKALGVCNKQQQQQKEREELEEYEEQEKEYEEGEKTSYTSSTTTPHSRCSRGVSTEELVYDEEENKNATKVNAEGTNKNKKNKGEKVKRRDGEGSVSSRYSALLQLIACGGGSTGEAAGEYLKGPRLSDVGTKENNKALFWEEMENPILLGNLQTEEKEYFSGSFLDSIKPNHGGGGEVQGNGTRQEEGRNERQMYPSHEIH; from the exons ATGGACGTTGTTCGTTCACAAAGAGGCAGTAGTAGAAACACGAGCCCAGACCGCGCCAAAATATGCAGGATGAATAAAAAAGTGAAGCCCTTTAGAAAAGTTCAAGTCGTTTACTATCTCTCCCGAAACGGCCTTTTGGAGCACCCCCATTTCATGGAGCTCACCCTTTTGTCCAATCAACCTCTCCGCTTGAAAG ATGTCTTCGATCGACTCATGGCTCTTCGTGGGAGTGGCATGCCTTTGCAATATTCATGGTCTAGTAAAAG GAACTATAAGAGCGGTTATGTGTGGTACGACTTGGGTCTGAAGGATATAATACATCCAGCAGAAGGAGGCGAATATGTTCTCAAAGGTTCTGAACTCGTCGAAGGATGCTCTG AGAGATTTAATGTGAGCAACAAGCAGCAGGGAATTCATCAGCAGGCAGAGGCAGAGGCAGAGgcaaattacaattacaattacGATTCAAGGAGTAAGGCTTTGGGTGTGTGCAacaagcagcagcagcagcagaaaGAGCGTGAAGAGTTGGAGGAATACGAGGAGCAAGAGAAAGAGTACGAGGAGGGAGAGAAAACAAGCTACACGAGCTCCACCACCACCCCACACTCTCGTTGCTCAAGAGGGGTATCAACGGAAGAACTGGTTtatgatgaagaagaaaacaagaacgcaacaaaGGTAAATGCTGAAGGCACaaataagaataagaagaacAAGGGTGAGAAAGTGAAGAGAAGGGATGGTGAAGGGTCGGTGTCAAGTCGTTACTCAGCACTGTTGCAGCTGATAGCGTGTGGGGGTGGGAGCACGGGCGAAGCAGCAGGGGAGTACTTGAAGGGGCCGCGTCTCAGCGATGTGGGGACCAAAGAGAATAATAAGGCTTTGTTTTGGGAGGAGATGGAGAATCCCATCTTGTTGGGGAATTTGCAGACAGAGGAGAAGGAATACTTTAGTGGCAGCTTCCTCGACTCAATCAAACCCAACCatggaggaggaggtgaagtCCAAGGTAATGGAACAAGACAAGAAGAAGGGAGGAATGAAAGACAAATGTATCCCTCTCATGAAATCCACTAG